In one Winogradskyella sp. MH6 genomic region, the following are encoded:
- the rlmB gene encoding 23S rRNA (guanosine(2251)-2'-O)-methyltransferase RlmB has product MKNETTIFGIRAIIEAIKSNETIDKVFVQKGLKGELFQELEALLRTEGINSSYVPVEKLNRLSKGGNHQGAVANISPIEFHDIDDLVLNIIESGKTPLFLLLDQLSDVRNFGAIVRTAECTGVSGIIIQKKGGAPINGDTIKTSAGAIFKIPICKVDHIKDAVFHMQSSGIKVIAATEKANDFIYDVSFKEPCAIIMGSEGKGINPSVLKVVDEQAKLPILGEIESLNVSVACGAFLYESVRQRS; this is encoded by the coding sequence ATGAAAAATGAAACAACCATATTCGGAATTAGAGCTATTATTGAAGCTATAAAGTCTAACGAAACTATTGACAAAGTATTTGTTCAAAAAGGTTTAAAGGGAGAACTCTTTCAAGAATTAGAAGCTCTGCTTCGTACTGAAGGTATTAACTCATCTTACGTACCTGTTGAAAAACTAAACCGACTTAGCAAAGGAGGAAATCATCAAGGTGCTGTTGCCAATATCTCTCCTATTGAGTTTCATGATATAGATGATTTAGTTCTTAACATTATAGAATCTGGAAAAACACCATTATTTCTGCTTCTAGATCAACTTAGTGATGTTAGAAATTTTGGTGCTATAGTAAGAACAGCTGAATGTACTGGTGTTTCAGGAATTATAATTCAGAAAAAAGGTGGTGCTCCAATAAATGGAGACACCATTAAAACCAGTGCTGGTGCCATTTTTAAAATTCCGATTTGCAAAGTAGATCATATTAAAGACGCCGTTTTCCACATGCAGTCTTCAGGAATAAAGGTCATTGCTGCCACAGAAAAAGCTAATGATTTTATTTACGATGTTTCATTTAAAGAACCTTGCGCAATAATCATGGGATCTGAAGGAAAAGGTATAAATCCTTCAGTATTAAAGGTGGTTGATGAGCAAGCAAAGCTTCCTATTTTGGGAGAAATTGAATCCCTAAATGTCTCTGTAGCTTGTGGTGCTTTTTTATATGAATCCGTAAGACAACGCTCTTAA
- the rpsL gene encoding 30S ribosomal protein S12 has product MPTISQLVRKGRAKITKKSKSAALDSCPQRRGVCTRVYTTTPKKPNSAMRKVARVRLTNGNEVNAYIGGEGHNLQEHSIVLVRGGRVKDLPGVRYHIVRGALDTAGVAGRTQRRSKYGAKRPKK; this is encoded by the coding sequence ATGCCAACAATTTCACAATTAGTACGAAAAGGAAGAGCCAAAATAACTAAGAAGAGTAAATCGGCTGCTTTAGATTCGTGTCCTCAAAGACGTGGTGTATGTACTCGTGTTTATACAACGACACCTAAAAAACCTAACTCAGCAATGCGTAAGGTGGCAAGGGTTCGTTTAACAAACGGAAACGAGGTTAACGCATACATCGGTGGTGAAGGTCACAACTTGCAAGAGCACTCGATAGTATTAGTTAGAGGTGGAAGGGTAAAAGATTTACCAGGTGTTAGATATCACATCGTTCGTGGTGCATTAGATACAGCAGGTGTTGCTGGTCGTACCCAACGTAGATCTAAGTATGGTGCAAAACGCCCTAAAAAGTAA
- a CDS encoding aryl-sulfate sulfotransferase — protein sequence MFRKLLLTLFIISNFLSAQNTVGTTLITEDVYDGYTLFTVFNDTYLINNCGEVINQWTSTFPPGNSVYLLENGNLLRAGRTNSTDITFGGQGGVIEIFGWEGNLIWQYFYDTPTKRQHHDIYPMPNGNVLILAATIMSNSEAIQAGRNPALLTESELYNEQLIEVTPVGFNSANIVWEWNIKDHLIQDFDATKDNFGAVALNPNKLDVNFLNGGSGASNWLHINSIQYNEERDQIVLGSRHMSEIWIIDHSTTTSEAASGTGGTYGKGGDFLYRWGNPESYRQGTSANRTLFGQHTPHFIPSGLPNGGKIMLYNNGIDRTPSYSQIDIISLPESSLGVYDYTANTAYLPVSPDYTYEEHSSGSSDFFSPIVSSAQQLPNGNILICEGNQGHFFEINSNEEKVWEYINPVNSNTGIISSQGNPPPNANLTFRAEKYSTDYAAFTGRDLTPSDPIELNPDLTVCNNLSTSEFEVTSVTIYPNPTNDYVQIESTNSFDKIEVFNILGRLVSITTDSKVDFSEQPSGVYILKIYSGNKSITEKIIKN from the coding sequence ATGTTCAGAAAACTACTTCTTACACTTTTTATTATTTCAAATTTTTTAAGTGCCCAAAATACTGTTGGCACTACTCTTATTACTGAAGATGTCTATGACGGCTACACATTATTTACCGTGTTCAATGACACTTATTTAATTAATAATTGTGGAGAAGTAATAAACCAATGGACAAGTACTTTTCCTCCAGGAAACTCCGTTTATTTATTAGAAAATGGAAATTTACTAAGAGCAGGAAGAACTAATAGTACCGACATTACTTTTGGTGGACAAGGAGGTGTTATAGAAATTTTTGGCTGGGAGGGAAATCTGATTTGGCAATATTTCTATGACACACCAACAAAGCGACAACATCACGACATTTATCCCATGCCAAACGGAAACGTACTCATTTTGGCAGCCACAATAATGAGCAACAGTGAAGCTATTCAAGCTGGAAGAAATCCAGCACTACTAACCGAATCTGAACTATATAACGAGCAACTTATTGAAGTTACTCCTGTTGGTTTTAACAGTGCCAATATTGTCTGGGAATGGAATATAAAAGATCACCTTATACAAGACTTTGACGCAACTAAAGATAACTTTGGAGCTGTAGCGCTTAACCCAAACAAACTTGATGTAAATTTCTTAAACGGTGGATCAGGAGCATCTAATTGGCTCCATATCAACTCCATCCAATATAATGAAGAAAGAGACCAAATAGTTTTAGGTTCTAGGCATATGAGTGAAATATGGATTATAGATCATTCTACCACAACTAGCGAAGCTGCTTCTGGCACAGGAGGCACTTACGGTAAAGGTGGTGATTTTCTTTATCGTTGGGGAAATCCTGAGTCTTACAGACAAGGCACTTCCGCAAATCGCACCTTATTTGGACAGCATACACCACATTTTATCCCATCTGGTCTTCCTAATGGTGGAAAAATAATGCTATATAATAATGGTATAGACAGAACACCTTCTTACTCTCAAATAGACATTATTTCTCTACCTGAGTCTAGCCTTGGAGTTTATGACTATACAGCTAATACCGCTTACCTTCCTGTTAGTCCAGACTACACCTATGAAGAACATTCTTCCGGAAGTTCAGATTTTTTTAGTCCTATTGTAAGTAGTGCTCAACAATTACCCAATGGAAACATCCTAATTTGCGAAGGCAACCAAGGTCATTTTTTTGAAATTAATAGTAATGAAGAAAAGGTATGGGAATATATTAATCCAGTGAATAGTAACACAGGCATTATTTCTTCTCAAGGAAATCCTCCACCTAATGCAAACCTAACTTTTAGAGCTGAAAAATATTCTACAGATTATGCCGCATTTACAGGTAGAGATTTAACTCCTAGTGATCCTATAGAATTAAACCCAGATTTAACAGTATGTAACAACCTAAGTACTTCTGAGTTTGAAGTTACATCTGTTACTATCTACCCTAACCCTACAAATGATTATGTTCAAATTGAATCTACAAATTCATTTGACAAGATTGAGGTTTTTAATATACTTGGAAGATTAGTATCAATCACCACTGATTCAAAAGTAGATTTTTCTGAACAACCAAGTGGCGTTTATATCCTGAAAATATATTCTGGTAATAAAAGTATAACCGAAAAAATCATCAAAAATTAA
- the radC gene encoding RadC family protein: MSENSNSFSIKNWSQDDQPREKLRDKGKSVLSDAELVAILIGSGSREESAVDLCKRILASVDHNLNALGKLSIKQLMEFKGIGEAKAITIAAAMELGRRRRLEDVVQLDKITSSRSVFDVMQPVLGELPHEEFWILYLNNSNKVIQKNQLSKGGITGTLVDVRLVLKSALEVGATSLILCHNHPSGTLKPSQADKDITQKLKTAAQSLDIKVLDHLIITEKTYFSFADDGIL, from the coding sequence ATGTCGGAAAATTCAAATTCATTCTCCATCAAAAACTGGTCTCAAGACGATCAACCCAGAGAAAAATTACGAGATAAAGGAAAGTCTGTACTTTCGGATGCAGAACTGGTTGCCATCTTAATTGGTTCTGGGAGTAGAGAGGAAAGTGCTGTTGATTTGTGTAAACGCATCCTGGCAAGTGTAGACCATAACCTTAATGCTTTGGGAAAGTTGTCTATTAAACAATTAATGGAATTTAAAGGCATTGGAGAGGCCAAAGCGATTACGATTGCAGCAGCAATGGAATTGGGTAGAAGACGACGATTAGAAGATGTTGTGCAATTAGATAAGATTACTTCTAGTCGATCTGTGTTTGATGTTATGCAACCTGTTTTAGGAGAACTACCTCATGAAGAGTTTTGGATACTCTATCTTAATAATTCAAATAAAGTCATTCAAAAAAATCAATTGAGCAAAGGTGGTATAACTGGGACTTTAGTCGATGTGCGTTTGGTACTAAAATCGGCTTTAGAAGTAGGTGCAACGTCATTAATTTTGTGTCATAATCATCCTTCAGGTACTTTAAAACCAAGTCAAGCAGATAAAGATATTACTCAAAAGTTAAAAACAGCTGCGCAAAGTTTAGATATAAAAGTTTTAGACCATTTAATTATTACCGAGAAAACGTATTTTAGTTTTGCAGATGATGGTATTCTGTAA
- a CDS encoding replication-associated recombination protein A, protein MNIPLAERLRPKTLNDYLSQQHLVGKNGMLYNQIKSGVIPSLILWGPPGIGKTTLANIIANESERPFFKLSAINSGVKDIRDVIDRAKKSGGLFTAKNPILFIDEIHRFSKSQQDSLLEAVEKGWVTLIGATTENPSFEVISALLSRCQVYTLNAFSKDDLEALLKRAMSEDEVLSKLKIELKETEALLRFSGGDARKLLNIFELLVTSFESEPIIITNDLVTKQVQSKAARYDKTGEQHYDIISAFIKSIRGSDPNAAVYYLARMIEGGEDVKFIARRLLILASEDIGNANPTALVIANNTFQAVSVIGNPESRIILSQCATYLASSPKSNAAYDAINKALHLVKETGDLSVPLSIRNAPTKLMKELGYGDEYKYAHNYENNFAEHEFLPDEIKNTQLYNPGNNTRENAQRQFLKARWKEKYGY, encoded by the coding sequence ATGAATATTCCATTAGCAGAACGCTTAAGACCGAAGACCCTAAATGACTATCTAAGCCAACAACATTTGGTGGGTAAAAACGGTATGCTCTACAACCAAATAAAGAGTGGTGTTATACCTTCGCTGATACTTTGGGGACCACCAGGAATTGGAAAAACTACTTTGGCTAATATTATTGCTAATGAATCTGAGCGACCTTTTTTTAAGCTGAGTGCTATAAATTCTGGAGTTAAGGATATTAGAGATGTTATTGACAGAGCTAAAAAAAGCGGTGGACTTTTTACTGCAAAAAATCCTATTTTATTTATTGATGAGATTCACAGATTTAGCAAATCGCAACAAGATTCGCTTTTAGAAGCTGTGGAAAAAGGTTGGGTAACCTTAATTGGTGCGACTACTGAAAACCCAAGTTTTGAAGTGATATCAGCATTACTATCGCGCTGTCAGGTATACACATTAAACGCTTTTAGCAAAGACGATTTAGAGGCATTGCTGAAACGTGCCATGTCTGAAGATGAAGTTTTATCTAAATTAAAAATTGAACTAAAAGAAACAGAGGCTCTATTAAGATTTTCAGGTGGAGATGCCAGAAAGCTGCTTAATATTTTTGAATTATTGGTTACGTCTTTTGAAAGCGAACCAATTATTATTACCAATGATCTTGTTACAAAACAAGTGCAAAGTAAAGCTGCTCGCTATGACAAAACTGGAGAACAACATTACGATATCATTTCAGCCTTTATAAAATCTATTCGTGGTAGTGACCCAAATGCTGCTGTTTACTATTTAGCACGAATGATTGAAGGTGGTGAAGATGTAAAATTTATAGCAAGGCGCTTATTAATTTTAGCTAGTGAAGATATTGGCAATGCAAACCCAACGGCTTTGGTTATTGCTAACAACACGTTTCAGGCAGTTTCTGTTATTGGCAATCCAGAATCTCGAATTATCCTAAGTCAGTGTGCTACCTATCTAGCAAGTTCTCCTAAGAGCAATGCTGCATATGACGCCATTAATAAAGCACTGCACCTCGTTAAAGAAACAGGTGATTTATCAGTACCATTATCTATTAGAAATGCACCAACAAAACTAATGAAAGAACTTGGTTATGGCGATGAATATAAATATGCTCACAACTACGAGAACAATTTTGCTGAGCATGAATTTTTACCTGATGAAATTAAGAACACCCAACTCTACAATCCAGGAAATAATACTCGCGAAAATGCCCAACGTCAATTTTTAAAAGCGCGTTGGAAAGAAAAATATGGTTATTGA
- a CDS encoding YjjG family noncanonical pyrimidine nucleotidase, with protein sequence MKDKIRHVFFDLDHTLWDFDKNSGLTFEKIFKLNGLEVELSTFLEVYEPINLNYWKLYREEKVTKSALRYGRLKDAFNAINVDVEDDMINHLSVAYIDYLTTFNHLFEGALDILNYLRDKYELHIITNGFDEAQERKMHNSNIRNYFKTITNSEMVGVKKPNPRIFNFALDSANANPDESVMIGDSLEADIEGAHNIGMETIYFDYRNLNNSNGYKRVTTLKSIENYL encoded by the coding sequence ATGAAGGATAAAATAAGGCATGTTTTTTTCGATTTAGATCATACCCTTTGGGATTTTGATAAAAACTCTGGGTTAACATTCGAAAAGATTTTTAAACTCAATGGATTAGAAGTTGAACTTTCAACATTTCTCGAAGTTTATGAGCCTATAAATTTGAATTATTGGAAACTCTACAGAGAAGAAAAAGTTACTAAATCAGCATTGAGATATGGTAGATTGAAAGATGCTTTTAATGCTATAAATGTCGACGTCGAAGATGATATGATAAACCATTTATCGGTTGCTTATATAGATTATCTTACCACATTTAATCATTTGTTTGAAGGAGCTCTAGATATTTTGAATTATTTGAGAGATAAATATGAGCTTCATATTATTACCAATGGTTTTGATGAAGCCCAAGAGCGTAAGATGCATAATTCTAATATTAGAAATTATTTTAAAACCATAACCAATTCTGAAATGGTTGGCGTAAAGAAACCGAATCCTAGAATTTTTAATTTTGCTTTAGATAGTGCAAATGCAAATCCAGATGAGAGTGTAATGATAGGCGATAGTCTTGAGGCAGATATTGAAGGTGCTCACAATATTGGTATGGAGACCATTTATTTTGACTATAGAAACTTGAACAATTCTAACGGATACAAAAGAGTCACAACTTTAAAATCTATAGAAAATTATCTTTAA
- the rpsG gene encoding 30S ribosomal protein S7 — protein sequence MRKRAAKKRPLLPDPRFNDQLVTRFVNNMMWDGKKSVAFKVFYDAIDIVEEKKNNDEKTALETWKDALSNVMPHVEVRSRRVGGATFQIPMQIRPDRKVSTAMKWLIGYARKRNEKSMAQRLAAEILAAAKEEGAAVKKRVDTHKMAEANKAFSHFRF from the coding sequence ATGAGAAAAAGAGCAGCAAAAAAGAGACCGCTTTTACCAGACCCAAGGTTTAACGACCAGTTGGTGACACGTTTTGTTAACAACATGATGTGGGATGGTAAGAAGTCTGTAGCTTTTAAAGTATTCTACGATGCAATTGATATTGTTGAGGAGAAAAAGAACAACGACGAAAAAACAGCTTTAGAAACATGGAAAGATGCTTTATCTAATGTGATGCCTCACGTAGAAGTACGTAGTCGTCGTGTTGGTGGTGCAACATTCCAGATTCCAATGCAAATTCGTCCAGATCGTAAAGTTTCTACAGCGATGAAGTGGTTAATTGGCTACGCGCGTAAAAGAAATGAAAAATCTATGGCACAACGTTTAGCAGCAGAAATTTTAGCTGCAGCTAAAGAAGAAGGTGCGGCCGTTAAGAAAAGAGTAGATACTCATAAGATGGCAGAAGCAAATAAAGCATTCTCACACTTTAGATTTTAA
- a CDS encoding polysaccharide deacetylase family protein: MLLVYTHKITPRFTYTFRHICKRILGIDVKFTSKIEDFIAHDSLKMSYTKQPLSNELFVRSHNLLFEHGISDLDINVQSWDNTKGFFLTGERSDLPFDIFAASFYLLSRYEEYLPHVKDDFGRFMAKESLAYKHRFLSQPVVDVWAYKLRDVLQDRFPEYDFPKRTYKIQPVIDVPMAYYYRKKGLLRTIGGTITDIGRLKFKQLYQRYSVLMGFKRDPYDTFKWIITKQKQCKFKFMVLFLIGDYSTYDKNISINKKEFVSLIKSVADYCNVGIKASYFALQDISILKKEKLNMEAIINRDLKAVRNSFSKLNLPQSYRNIIELEIHQDYTMGYVDTLGFRAGTCTPFQYYDLDFEVQTPLQINPYHCLDFGLLKYQSELDKKEHLQKLIKEVKEVNGTFTPVFHNYTFSNLERWEGFRSLFTLILDSADEG; encoded by the coding sequence ATGCTATTAGTTTACACACATAAGATTACACCAAGATTTACCTATACCTTTAGGCATATATGTAAGCGCATTTTAGGTATAGATGTGAAATTTACTTCCAAGATAGAAGATTTTATAGCGCACGATAGTCTTAAAATGTCTTATACCAAACAGCCTTTGAGCAATGAGCTGTTTGTGAGAAGTCATAATTTGTTGTTTGAGCATGGTATATCAGATTTAGATATTAATGTACAGTCTTGGGACAATACCAAAGGCTTTTTCCTAACAGGAGAACGAAGCGATTTACCATTCGATATTTTTGCGGCATCTTTTTATTTGTTAAGTAGATACGAAGAATATTTGCCTCATGTAAAAGACGATTTTGGACGGTTTATGGCTAAAGAAAGTTTGGCTTATAAGCATCGGTTTTTAAGTCAGCCAGTTGTTGATGTATGGGCATACAAGCTTAGAGATGTATTGCAAGATCGTTTCCCAGAATATGATTTTCCTAAGCGAACATATAAAATACAGCCAGTAATAGATGTGCCCATGGCCTATTACTATCGTAAAAAAGGATTGCTACGTACTATAGGTGGTACAATTACCGATATTGGTAGGCTTAAGTTTAAGCAGTTGTATCAACGTTACTCTGTGCTTATGGGTTTTAAGCGTGATCCTTATGATACCTTTAAATGGATTATTACCAAGCAAAAACAATGCAAATTTAAGTTTATGGTTTTGTTTTTAATAGGTGATTATTCGACCTACGATAAAAACATTAGCATTAATAAAAAGGAATTTGTTTCACTAATAAAGTCTGTTGCAGATTATTGTAATGTAGGTATAAAAGCGTCTTATTTTGCTTTACAGGATATTTCTATTTTAAAGAAAGAAAAGCTAAACATGGAAGCTATAATTAATAGAGATTTAAAAGCAGTAAGAAATTCGTTTTCTAAACTCAATCTTCCACAATCTTACAGAAATATAATTGAGTTAGAAATTCATCAAGATTATACAATGGGTTACGTAGATACCCTTGGTTTTAGAGCAGGGACATGTACACCATTTCAGTATTATGATCTCGATTTTGAGGTGCAAACACCCTTGCAAATCAATCCTTACCATTGCTTAGATTTCGGATTATTAAAGTATCAATCAGAGTTAGATAAAAAAGAGCATTTGCAAAAACTCATCAAAGAAGTTAAAGAAGTTAATGGTACATTTACACCAGTATTTCATAATTATACATTTAGTAATTTAGAGCGCTGGGAAGGTTTTAGATCACTTTTTACTTTAATATTAGACTCTGCTGATGAAGGATAA
- a CDS encoding POTRA domain-containing protein has protein sequence MSNIQRCIFLFLLILSHQIFSQSLNLNVQAENELKTKTIDSFGYAKSFDNYVGLENELNKLKDKLTRIGYIDTTIDSIIRKNDTLLDAYFFLGKKIERIRIKYGNDFNSELLNFINHNSGEGYFEIPITQLENSLNTLNSKIAEQGDPFSTLQLINISKEHSDLISAELKIVTNQKRRIDNIIVKGYEKFPQSYIKRFLKLRKGKTFNLNEIKEKVELLEDLRFAKTMREPEVLFTQDSTTLYLYIEKARTNNFDGFLGFGTNENTNKIEFDGYLDLRLVNNLNYGETINLFYKSDEIDQQTFRIDTDLPYMFGSPIGIQAGLNIFRKDTTFSNAKQYAKVNYQINSQHRVAAGISSTKSTNLLDNDTSILNDYTTNYYTLGYIFTKPQFYDALFPINFWLDFSTGFGDRENNIGNQSQTIFNVDTYKIFNLNPKNSIYTRFNGAILTSDDYLDNELFRFGGINSIRGFEENSLVANLYGVVNTEYRYRLSNGIYIHSVLDAAYFENQITDTKEKLFGFGFGLGLLTNAGLFRLNYSSGKSENRQFRLSDSKVHVSLTATF, from the coding sequence ATGTCGAACATTCAACGTTGTATATTTCTTTTTCTGTTGATTTTATCTCATCAGATTTTTAGCCAATCATTAAACCTGAATGTTCAAGCCGAAAATGAACTTAAAACTAAAACCATCGACTCTTTTGGTTATGCAAAATCCTTTGATAATTATGTTGGTCTTGAAAATGAATTAAATAAATTAAAGGACAAGCTTACAAGAATAGGTTACATTGACACAACTATTGATAGCATCATCAGAAAAAACGATACACTTTTAGATGCATATTTCTTTTTAGGTAAAAAAATTGAACGGATTAGAATTAAATATGGGAATGATTTTAACAGCGAACTATTAAATTTCATTAATCACAACTCTGGTGAAGGTTATTTTGAGATTCCTATTACTCAATTAGAAAACTCACTAAACACGCTTAATTCTAAAATCGCTGAGCAAGGAGATCCTTTTTCTACCTTACAGCTTATTAATATCTCAAAAGAGCATTCGGACTTAATTTCTGCTGAACTAAAAATTGTTACAAATCAAAAAAGACGAATTGATAATATTATAGTTAAAGGATACGAAAAGTTTCCGCAGTCCTATATTAAACGATTTTTAAAACTACGAAAAGGAAAAACTTTTAATCTAAATGAAATAAAAGAAAAAGTAGAACTACTAGAAGATTTGCGTTTTGCAAAGACAATGAGAGAACCTGAAGTTTTATTCACTCAAGATTCTACCACTTTATATTTGTATATCGAAAAAGCGCGCACCAATAATTTTGACGGTTTTCTAGGCTTTGGCACCAATGAAAACACCAATAAAATTGAGTTTGATGGTTACTTAGATTTACGATTAGTCAACAACCTTAATTATGGAGAAACTATAAACCTCTTCTACAAAAGTGATGAAATAGACCAACAAACCTTTAGGATAGATACAGATTTACCCTATATGTTCGGTTCACCTATAGGCATACAAGCTGGTCTAAATATTTTTAGAAAGGACACTACCTTTTCTAACGCTAAGCAATATGCAAAAGTTAATTACCAGATTAATTCCCAGCATCGCGTTGCTGCCGGTATTTCATCAACCAAGTCTACAAACTTATTAGATAATGACACATCTATTCTAAATGATTATACTACAAATTACTATACTTTGGGTTACATCTTTACAAAACCTCAATTTTACGACGCTTTATTTCCAATAAACTTTTGGTTAGATTTTTCTACTGGGTTTGGAGACAGGGAGAATAACATAGGCAATCAAAGTCAAACCATTTTTAATGTAGACACTTATAAAATATTTAATCTTAATCCTAAAAACAGTATTTACACAAGATTCAATGGCGCCATCTTAACTTCAGACGATTATCTGGATAATGAACTTTTTAGGTTTGGAGGCATTAATTCCATTAGAGGTTTTGAAGAAAATAGTTTAGTTGCTAATCTTTATGGAGTCGTAAACACTGAATATCGTTATAGATTGAGTAATGGTATTTATATTCATTCCGTTTTAGATGCCGCATATTTCGAAAATCAGATTACTGATACCAAAGAAAAGTTATTTGGTTTTGGTTTTGGCTTAGGCCTTCTTACCAATGCAGGATTATTTAGATTAAACTATTCTAGTGGAAAATCTGAAAACCGGCAATTTAGACTATCAGACTCTAAAGTACATGTGAGTTTAACAGCTACTTTTTGA
- a CDS encoding DUF1569 domain-containing protein gives MKSIFEENAYNEIKNRLENLNENTTANWGKMNVEQMLEHCTKPIELALGESEIKKPNWLKKSLFKLVAPSLYNDKPWKQGLPTAKEYIITDSLNFNDQKEKLKSKIDKMSQSKDYFEPSKEHPYFGNFTAEQWGKSAYKHLDHHLRQFGV, from the coding sequence ATGAAATCTATATTTGAAGAAAATGCCTATAACGAAATTAAAAATAGGTTAGAAAATCTAAATGAAAATACTACTGCTAATTGGGGAAAAATGAATGTTGAACAAATGCTTGAGCATTGCACAAAACCAATAGAATTAGCATTGGGTGAATCTGAAATAAAAAAACCAAATTGGCTAAAGAAAAGCCTTTTTAAACTTGTAGCACCAAGCCTTTACAATGATAAACCATGGAAACAAGGACTGCCAACTGCAAAAGAATATATTATCACTGATAGTCTCAATTTTAATGATCAAAAAGAAAAATTGAAATCCAAAATTGATAAAATGAGTCAATCCAAAGATTATTTTGAGCCTTCTAAGGAACATCCTTATTTCGGAAACTTTACAGCCGAACAATGGGGAAAAAGTGCTTACAAGCATTTAGATCATCACCTTAGACAGTTTGGAGTATAA
- a CDS encoding rhomboid family intramembrane serine protease — MSKQQFKFSNSVIIFPVLMLLSVWLVFWYQTTINYGIKSYGIRPHKIEGLLGIVTSPFLHGDLNHLYNNSFPLLILSLALFYFYNKIAWKVIGFGVLLSGFLTWLIGSSGNHIGASGLIYVLFSFIFFKGIFAKHYRLIALSLVVIFLYGSMIWYVFPIKQGMSWEGHLGGLITGLLFASVFKNNVAKPERYIWQQPDYNEDDDPFMKHFDENGNFIESLPEEETEIESGNDSETKVNYIFKKSKDESL, encoded by the coding sequence ATGTCCAAACAACAATTTAAATTTTCAAATAGTGTCATCATTTTTCCAGTTTTGATGTTGCTCTCAGTGTGGTTGGTGTTTTGGTATCAGACAACTATAAACTATGGTATTAAGTCATATGGTATAAGACCACATAAGATAGAAGGCTTATTAGGTATAGTTACGAGTCCTTTTTTACATGGAGATTTAAATCACTTATATAACAACTCATTTCCGTTGCTAATTCTATCGCTCGCTTTATTTTATTTCTATAACAAAATCGCATGGAAGGTGATAGGTTTTGGGGTTTTACTTTCAGGATTTTTAACTTGGCTTATTGGGAGTTCAGGAAATCATATAGGAGCAAGTGGGTTAATCTATGTGCTATTCAGTTTTATATTTTTTAAAGGCATTTTTGCCAAACACTATAGATTAATAGCATTATCTCTAGTGGTAATTTTTTTATATGGAAGTATGATTTGGTACGTGTTTCCTATAAAACAAGGTATGTCTTGGGAAGGACATTTAGGAGGTCTAATTACAGGTTTATTATTTGCGTCAGTGTTTAAAAATAATGTTGCAAAACCAGAACGCTACATTTGGCAACAGCCAGACTATAATGAAGATGACGATCCTTTTATGAAACACTTTGATGAAAACGGAAACTTTATTGAATCCTTACCAGAAGAAGAGACTGAAATAGAGTCAGGAAATGATTCTGAAACGAAAGTCAATTATATCTTTAAAAAATCAAAAGATGAAAGTCTTTAA